In Felis catus isolate Fca126 chromosome C2, F.catus_Fca126_mat1.0, whole genome shotgun sequence, a single window of DNA contains:
- the APOD gene encoding apolipoprotein D isoform X1 yields the protein MMTALLLFSALASLFSAADGQAFHLGKCPTPPVQENFDVHKYLGRWYEIEKIPVSFEKGSCIQANYSLMENGNIKVINQELRPDGTMNQIEGEATQANLTEPAKLGVKFFWFHSFLPFGPIFHLTLTSWAMTFPWLGPWLWRSNSQRKSLDSNGEVMPSAPYWVLATDYENYALVYSCTTIVWLFHMDHVWILGRNPYLPPETVTYLKDILTSNEIDIEKMTITDQVNCPEPL from the exons ATGATGACGGCGCTGCTGCTCTTTTCTGCTCTGGCCAGCCTCTTCAGTGCCGCAGACGGACAAGCCTTTCACCTTGGGAAATGCCCGACTCCTCCGGTGCAGGAGAATTTTGACGTGCACAAG TATCTTGGACGATGGTATGAAATTGAGAAGATCCCAGTGAGCTTTGAGAAGGGAAGTTGCATCCAAGCCAACTACTCGCTAATGGAAAACGGAAACATCAAAGTGATAAACCAGGAGTTGAG ACCGGATGGAACTATGAATCAAATTGAAGGCGAAGCCACCCAGGCCAACCTCACAGAGCCTGCCAAGCTGGGAGTTAAGTTTTTCTGGT TTCACAGCTTTCTCCCATTTGGGCCCATTTTCCACTTAACTTTAACAAGTTGGGCTATGACATTTCCTTGGCTTGGACCTTGGCTGTGGAGGTCAAATTCACAGAGGAAGTCTCTGGATTCAAACGGAGAAG TGATGCCTTCTGCTCCATACTGGGTCCTGGCCACCGACTATGAGAACTACGCCCTCGTGTACTCCTGTACCACAATCGTCTGGCTTTTTCACATGGATCATGTTTGGATCTTGGGAAGAAACCCTTATCTCCCTCCAGAAACAGTGACCTATCTAAAAGATATCTTGACTTCTAATGAAATTGACATAGAAAAAATGACTATCACAGATCAGGTGAACTGCCCTGAGCCACTGTAA
- the APOD gene encoding apolipoprotein D isoform X2 yields the protein MMTALLLFSALASLFSAADGQAFHLGKCPTPPVQENFDVHKYLGRWYEIEKIPVSFEKGSCIQANYSLMENGNIKVINQELRPDGTMNQIEGEATQANLTEPAKLGVKFFWLMPSAPYWVLATDYENYALVYSCTTIVWLFHMDHVWILGRNPYLPPETVTYLKDILTSNEIDIEKMTITDQVNCPEPL from the exons ATGATGACGGCGCTGCTGCTCTTTTCTGCTCTGGCCAGCCTCTTCAGTGCCGCAGACGGACAAGCCTTTCACCTTGGGAAATGCCCGACTCCTCCGGTGCAGGAGAATTTTGACGTGCACAAG TATCTTGGACGATGGTATGAAATTGAGAAGATCCCAGTGAGCTTTGAGAAGGGAAGTTGCATCCAAGCCAACTACTCGCTAATGGAAAACGGAAACATCAAAGTGATAAACCAGGAGTTGAG ACCGGATGGAACTATGAATCAAATTGAAGGCGAAGCCACCCAGGCCAACCTCACAGAGCCTGCCAAGCTGGGAGTTAAGTTTTTCTGGT TGATGCCTTCTGCTCCATACTGGGTCCTGGCCACCGACTATGAGAACTACGCCCTCGTGTACTCCTGTACCACAATCGTCTGGCTTTTTCACATGGATCATGTTTGGATCTTGGGAAGAAACCCTTATCTCCCTCCAGAAACAGTGACCTATCTAAAAGATATCTTGACTTCTAATGAAATTGACATAGAAAAAATGACTATCACAGATCAGGTGAACTGCCCTGAGCCACTGTAA